Proteins from a genomic interval of Diospyros lotus cultivar Yz01 chromosome 6, ASM1463336v1, whole genome shotgun sequence:
- the LOC127803288 gene encoding UPF0481 protein At3g47200-like — MPTDQERDPVAIRISHKLDGLPAASISFNNCLLGVRDPLHNVDKPTSVAIGPRYRGERELQEMEKQKLKYLKQLLERLRENTVDKYVVEIRGLEQRAWEFLHLDDQTTSFSRDEFVEMLLLDGCCIIELFRRYKNKDKQQEEDHDLIMAKDEVQASLRRELRRDLILLDNQIPFFIIDHLFKKTRLRSEHNDDIIRLALGFLKWVVPNQRLEVVNNGTEVKHLLGLVHHSWGCQFIRALNNNRPGDADKKWGFVDSATELQEAGVEFQMVKTTNLFDVQFNSGIMEIPRLTIKEYTEFPFRNIVLYEQRHLQADQRKYVSDYMAFINCLVNSPRDVQLLRHRNIIESSIANDTTVYNMLKDLSRLVQISSENFCYFQVCLDVNRHCRQRKNAWIAKLKFAAFLLLFLTIVQTLFSVLAYFKGS, encoded by the coding sequence ATGCCAACGGACCAAGAAAGAGATCCAGTGGCAATCCGCATTAGCCACAAGCTTGACGGATTACCTGCTGCTTCAATATCCTTCAACAACTGTCTCTTGGGAGTGCGCGATCCACTGCACAACGTCGACAAACCCACAAGCGTCGCCATCGGTCCTCGGTATCGAGGCGAGAGGGAGCTGCAAGAAATGGAGAAGCAAAAGCTCAAATACCTGAAACAGCTTCTTGAACGACTAAGGGAGAACACTGTGGATAAATACGTGGTGGAAATTCGAGGATTGGAACAAAGGGCATGGGAATTTCTTCATCTAGATGATCAGACGACGAGTTTTAGCAGAGATGAGTTTGTGGAAATGTTGCTTCTTGATGGCTGCTGCATTATCGAGCTGTTTCGCAGGTACAAAAACAAAGACAAGCAGCAAGAAGAAGACCATGATCTTATCATGGCCAAGGATGAAGTTCAAGCGAGCCTAAGGCGAGAACTGAGGCGAGACCTGATTCTACTTGACAACCAGATCCCGTTCTTCATCATCGATCACTTGTTCAAGAAGACTAGGCTTCGGAGCGAACACAATGACGATATCATCCGCTTGGCTTTAGGGTTTTTGAAATGGGTCGTGCCAAACCAGAGACTAGAAGTCGTCAACAACGGCACCGAAGTGAAACATCTCCTTGGCCTAGTTCATCACAGTTGGGGTTGCCAATTCATCAGAGCTCTCAATAACAACCGCCCAGGCGATGCGGACAAGAAATGGGGCTTCGTGGATTCGGCAACTGAGCTGCAAGAAGCTGGAGTTGAGTTCCAGATGGTCAAGACAACGAACTTGTTCGACGTACAGTTCAACAGTGGCATTATGGAGATCCCACGTCTAACCATCAAAGAATACACCGAATTTCCCTTTAGGAACATAGTTCTCTACGAGCAACGCCATCTTCAAGCCGATCAGCGGAAGTACGTTAGCGACTACATGGCCTTCATCAATTGCCTGGTGAATTCCCCCAGAGATGTTCAACTGCTTCGCCACAGAAATATCATTGAAAGCTCCATAGCTAACGACACCACAGTTTACAACATGCTGAAAGACTTGTCAAGGTTGGTGCAGATATCTTCCGAGAACTTCTGTTACTTCCAAGTATGCCTGGACGTGAACCGCCATTGCAGGCAGCGCAAAAACGCCTGGATCGCAAAGCTCAAGTTTGCAGCCTTCTTGTTGCTTTTTCTCACCATTGTTCAAACTCTATTTTCTGTTCTTGCGTACTTCAAAGGCAGCTAA